A window of the Natronomonas salina genome harbors these coding sequences:
- a CDS encoding M48 family metallopeptidase, with the protein MGRVLGRLLMAAAGAFSFACYAGVAYLAYRLLRFAVVDRPSTLTLVPVLMAGALGLAYLNYRYGARRLLRRVPTVEAPTDRAARFADRVDELCARMDVAEPSVLFTDLEAPNGFALDGPAGGVVVVDVSLFEFLDDEQMEAMLAHELAHLENGDGLSRMLAFTGLQTAVGVVTLVLSPAIILLTGLAKASGWVRGAPSTWPRSLAWRVRKTVLSVVMVVPAVCAFLVLERSRRREFAADRRAADVTGKPLALAGALRTVDDSVPEEFRLEGALPFDDEYAPDVLYRLLSTHPDVEKRVARLQRLATP; encoded by the coding sequence ATGGGACGCGTCCTGGGCCGACTCCTGATGGCCGCCGCGGGAGCGTTCTCCTTCGCGTGCTACGCGGGGGTGGCGTACCTCGCCTACCGGCTGCTGCGGTTCGCCGTCGTCGACCGGCCCTCGACGCTGACGCTCGTCCCCGTGCTGATGGCCGGCGCGCTCGGCCTCGCGTACCTGAACTATCGGTACGGCGCCCGGCGGCTCCTCCGGCGCGTCCCGACCGTCGAGGCGCCCACCGACCGGGCCGCGAGGTTCGCCGACCGCGTCGACGAACTCTGCGCCCGGATGGACGTCGCCGAACCGTCGGTCCTGTTCACCGACCTGGAGGCGCCGAACGGGTTCGCGCTGGACGGCCCGGCGGGCGGGGTGGTCGTCGTCGACGTGTCGCTGTTCGAGTTCCTCGACGACGAACAGATGGAGGCCATGCTCGCCCACGAGCTCGCCCACCTGGAAAACGGCGACGGCCTCTCGCGGATGCTCGCCTTCACCGGCCTGCAGACCGCGGTGGGCGTGGTCACGCTCGTGCTGTCGCCGGCGATCATCCTCCTGACGGGGCTCGCGAAGGCATCAGGGTGGGTCCGGGGCGCACCGTCGACCTGGCCGCGGAGCCTCGCCTGGCGCGTCCGGAAGACCGTCCTCTCGGTCGTCATGGTCGTCCCGGCGGTCTGTGCGTTCCTGGTGCTCGAGCGGTCGCGCCGGCGAGAGTTCGCCGCCGACCGGCGGGCCGCGGACGTCACCGGCAAGCCGCTGGCGCTGGCCGGCGCGCTCCGGACGGTCGACGACTCGGTCCCCGAGGAGTTCCGGCTGGAGGGCGCCCTCCCGTTCGACGACGAGTACGCGCCGGACGTCCTCTACCGACTGCTGTCGACGCACCCCGACGTCGAGAAGCGCGTCGCCCGTCTGCAGCGCCTCGCGACGCCGTGA
- the psmA gene encoding archaeal proteasome endopeptidase complex subunit alpha: MQGQSQQQAYDRGITIFSPDGRLYQVEYAREAVARGTASVGVRTPDGVVLGAHRRIRSPLMERDSVEKLHKIDDHVGVASAGHVADARKLIDFARRRAQTERLRYGEAIPVETLTKAVTDHIQEYTQTGGARPFGVALLVGGVDENGEPRLFETDPSGTPYEWQATAVGGDRDEIQSVLEDGYREDLDLDAGIDLALQGLATTDEELEAKAVELAVIDAESRSFRTIETEEVESHLAEIETGESDE; encoded by the coding sequence ATGCAAGGACAATCACAGCAGCAGGCGTACGACCGGGGGATCACGATCTTCTCCCCCGACGGGCGCCTCTACCAGGTCGAGTACGCCCGCGAGGCCGTCGCACGAGGCACCGCGAGCGTCGGTGTCCGGACCCCCGACGGCGTCGTCCTCGGCGCCCACCGGCGGATCCGGTCGCCGCTGATGGAACGCGACTCCGTCGAGAAGCTCCACAAGATCGACGACCACGTCGGCGTCGCGAGCGCCGGCCACGTGGCCGACGCGCGCAAACTCATCGACTTCGCCCGACGGCGGGCCCAGACCGAGCGGCTCCGCTACGGCGAGGCCATCCCGGTCGAGACGCTGACGAAGGCCGTCACCGACCACATCCAGGAGTACACCCAAACCGGCGGCGCACGCCCGTTCGGCGTGGCGCTGCTGGTCGGCGGCGTCGACGAGAACGGCGAGCCCCGACTCTTCGAGACGGACCCCTCGGGGACGCCCTACGAGTGGCAGGCGACGGCGGTCGGCGGCGACCGCGACGAGATCCAGTCGGTCCTCGAGGACGGCTACCGCGAGGACCTCGACCTCGACGCCGGTATCGACCTCGCCCTGCAGGGTCTCGCCACCACCGACGAGGAGCTCGAGGCGAAGGCCGTCGAACTCGCGGTCATCGACGCCGAGTCGCGGTCGTTCCGCACCATCGAGACCGAGGAAGTCGAATCGCACCTCGCGGAGATCGAGACGGGTGAGTCCGATGAATAA
- the psmB gene encoding archaeal proteasome endopeptidase complex subunit beta — MNNPALDREDLSPYEPELGAFESSDNDEASVNKTGTTTIGIATDDGVVIATDMRASLGGRFVSNKDVQKVEQIHPTAALTLVGSVGGAQSFIRTLRAEASLYETRRGEPMDIDALATLAGNFARGGPFRAIHPILGGVDEEGSHVYSIDPAGGVVKDDYTVTGSGMQVAYGTLESEYEEGLSIEEASSLAARAVESAVERDTGSGNGVYLATITGDGVDIRGHKDFDEVR; from the coding sequence ATGAATAACCCCGCCCTCGACCGCGAGGACCTCTCGCCGTACGAGCCCGAACTGGGCGCCTTCGAGTCGTCCGACAACGACGAGGCGTCGGTCAACAAGACGGGGACGACCACGATCGGCATCGCGACCGACGACGGCGTCGTCATCGCCACCGACATGCGCGCCTCGCTGGGCGGCCGGTTCGTCTCCAACAAGGACGTCCAGAAGGTCGAACAGATCCACCCCACCGCCGCCCTGACGCTGGTCGGCAGCGTCGGCGGCGCCCAGTCGTTCATCCGCACGCTCCGCGCGGAGGCGTCCCTCTACGAGACGCGCCGCGGCGAGCCGATGGACATCGACGCGCTCGCGACGCTGGCAGGGAACTTCGCCCGCGGCGGCCCGTTCCGCGCCATCCACCCGATCCTCGGCGGCGTCGACGAGGAGGGCAGCCACGTCTACTCGATCGACCCCGCCGGCGGCGTCGTCAAGGACGACTACACCGTCACCGGCAGCGGCATGCAGGTCGCCTACGGGACCCTCGAGAGCGAGTACGAGGAGGGCCTCTCCATCGAGGAGGCGTCCTCGCTGGCCGCCCGCGCCGTCGAATCCGCCGTCGAGCGCGACACCGGCTCCGGGAACGGCGTCTACCTCGCGACGATCACCGGCGACGGCGTCGACATCCGCGGTCACAAGGACTTCGACGAAGTCCGGTAA
- a CDS encoding CBS domain-containing protein, producing the protein MTRNPGDNQPNQQDRQPQNQPPRQQPPQQPPQQSHQQPRQGQQGQGQPGMGQRGQHSQGQSHQGQGGQPHQQQSQQPPQQSQQPPTSQQGMGRQGTGQQSQPPMGQQSQPPMGQQPTQQFSPGPSQGGQSQVPRGGQPQGMQQGQSQQSSWGQPPSAPPTTQQGPGGPGGQSSGRPGATQFGPAPLEPVSIEDIARTEVVTAERDDTVESIVEDMAENNVGSVVVVEEDRPVGIVTDRTITLALRETPDVVEQTAEELMAEDLTTADLESDAFEVLDRMSETGVRRIPIVDEDGELKGIVTLDDVLLFLEDNLHTVAETVRAQFPDI; encoded by the coding sequence ATGACACGGAACCCAGGAGACAACCAGCCGAACCAGCAGGATCGCCAGCCACAGAACCAGCCGCCGCGCCAGCAGCCACCACAGCAGCCGCCCCAACAGTCCCACCAGCAACCCCGGCAGGGCCAGCAAGGGCAGGGCCAGCCCGGAATGGGCCAGCGAGGGCAGCACTCGCAGGGGCAGTCCCACCAGGGTCAGGGCGGACAGCCCCACCAGCAACAGTCCCAGCAGCCGCCCCAGCAGTCACAGCAGCCGCCCACGAGCCAGCAGGGGATGGGTCGGCAGGGAACGGGACAGCAGAGTCAGCCGCCGATGGGCCAGCAGAGCCAGCCACCGATGGGACAGCAGCCCACCCAGCAGTTCTCCCCCGGCCCGTCGCAGGGCGGCCAGAGTCAGGTGCCACGGGGCGGCCAGCCCCAGGGGATGCAGCAGGGGCAGTCCCAGCAGTCCTCGTGGGGTCAGCCGCCGTCGGCGCCGCCGACGACCCAGCAGGGTCCGGGCGGCCCCGGCGGTCAATCGAGCGGGCGGCCCGGAGCGACCCAGTTCGGGCCGGCCCCGCTGGAGCCGGTGAGCATCGAGGACATCGCCAGGACGGAGGTCGTCACGGCCGAGCGCGATGACACCGTCGAGTCCATCGTCGAGGACATGGCCGAGAACAACGTCGGGAGCGTCGTCGTGGTCGAGGAGGACCGACCGGTGGGTATCGTCACCGACCGGACGATCACGCTCGCGCTTCGCGAGACTCCCGACGTCGTCGAGCAGACGGCCGAGGAGCTGATGGCCGAGGACCTCACGACGGCCGACCTCGAGTCGGACGCCTTCGAGGTGCTCGACCGGATGAGCGAGACCGGCGTCCGTCGCATCCCCATCGTCGACGAGGACGGCGAACTGAAGGGGATCGTCACGCTGGACGACGTGCTCCTGTTCCTCGAGGACAACCTCCACACGGTCGCCGAGACGGTCCGGGCGCAGTTCCCGGACATCTAG
- a CDS encoding NAD-dependent succinate-semialdehyde dehydrogenase yields MESVNPATGERLESYDEAGESEVDDALGRAADAFEEWRDRPIREREELLESAGEVLRDRKREFAELMTREMGKPIEQAESEIEKCAWVCEHYAEHADAYLDDEPHSSPAGATVKTTYQPLGPVLAVMPWNFPFWQVFRFAAPNLAAGNVGLLKHASNVPGCAVAIEEVFEEAGFPEGVFQSLLIPSDLVDDMLEDDRVTAATVTGSGGAGRAVAAAAGENLKKTVLELGGSDPFVVLEDADLDEAAETGAWARNLNAGQSCIAAKRFVVHESVYDEFVDRFVEAVEDLSVGDPMDEDTEVGPLVGDDQLEELTEQVDESVDAGATVLTGGERLDRDGAFYRPTVLEDIPEGCPIDDEEVFGPVAAVTEVADETEAVEVANDTRFGLGASVWTEDRDRGERVAREIDAGMTFVNQLTKSDPRVPFGGVKESGYGRELSEPGIKEFVNRKTVWVE; encoded by the coding sequence ATGGAGAGCGTCAATCCAGCGACCGGCGAGCGCCTCGAGTCGTACGACGAGGCCGGGGAATCGGAGGTCGACGACGCGCTCGGACGCGCCGCCGACGCCTTCGAGGAGTGGCGCGACCGGCCGATCCGCGAACGCGAGGAGCTGCTCGAGTCGGCCGGCGAGGTCCTGCGGGACCGGAAGCGGGAGTTCGCGGAACTGATGACCCGCGAGATGGGCAAGCCGATCGAGCAGGCCGAGTCGGAGATCGAGAAGTGCGCGTGGGTCTGCGAGCACTACGCAGAACACGCCGACGCGTACCTCGACGACGAGCCCCACTCCAGTCCCGCGGGCGCGACCGTGAAGACGACCTACCAGCCGCTCGGCCCCGTGCTTGCGGTGATGCCCTGGAACTTCCCGTTCTGGCAGGTGTTCCGGTTCGCGGCGCCGAACCTCGCGGCCGGCAACGTCGGGCTGCTGAAACACGCCTCGAACGTCCCGGGGTGTGCCGTCGCCATCGAGGAGGTCTTCGAGGAGGCCGGCTTCCCGGAGGGGGTCTTCCAGTCGCTGCTGATCCCCTCGGACCTCGTCGACGACATGCTCGAGGACGACCGCGTGACGGCGGCGACGGTGACCGGCAGCGGCGGGGCGGGCCGGGCCGTCGCCGCCGCGGCCGGCGAGAACCTCAAGAAGACCGTCCTGGAACTCGGCGGCAGCGACCCGTTCGTCGTCCTCGAGGACGCCGACCTCGACGAAGCCGCGGAGACCGGCGCGTGGGCGCGGAACCTCAACGCCGGGCAGTCCTGCATCGCCGCCAAGCGGTTCGTCGTCCACGAGTCCGTCTACGACGAGTTCGTCGACCGCTTCGTCGAGGCGGTCGAGGACCTCTCCGTCGGCGACCCGATGGACGAGGACACCGAGGTCGGGCCGCTCGTCGGCGACGACCAGCTGGAGGAGCTCACCGAGCAGGTCGATGAGAGCGTCGACGCCGGCGCGACGGTGCTCACCGGCGGCGAGCGGCTGGACCGCGACGGGGCGTTCTACCGGCCGACCGTCCTCGAGGACATCCCCGAGGGGTGCCCGATCGACGACGAGGAGGTGTTCGGCCCCGTGGCAGCCGTCACCGAGGTCGCCGACGAGACCGAGGCCGTGGAGGTGGCCAACGACACCCGCTTCGGGTTGGGCGCGAGCGTCTGGACCGAGGACCGCGACCGCGGGGAGCGCGTCGCCCGGGAGATCGACGCCGGGATGACGTTCGTCAACCAGCTGACGAAGTCCGACCCGCGGGTCCCCTTCGGCGGCGTCAAGGAGTCGGGGTACGGCCGCGAACTCTCCGAACCCGGGATCAAGGAGTTCGTCAACCGGAAGACGGTCTGGGTCGAATGA
- a CDS encoding acetolactate synthase large subunit, giving the protein MTAADLLAACLEREGVEYVFGVPGEENEDLLFSLRDSEVEFVQVRHEQGGAFMADVWGRVTGEAGVCLSTLGPGATNLLTGVADAHLDKSPLVAVTGQGGLERLHHESHQAIDVVDTFESVTKWNVQLNDPDIVHEAVRKAFKLSQREKPGATHLELPEDVAAEETDREPLDDAERTPGSRPSPEALATCESLLAEAERPLVLVGNGAVRTEAYAELRRLVEATDLPVVSTYMGKGAVDDSDPRSLMTVKSGDDGQARTAVERADLVVAVGYDIAEHDPDEWLADPETPIVHVDSEGAEVYEDYQPEVEIVADVERTTRELTDRVEDFSFDDGWYADLRAEIQASVDVDAAAEAPFSVEGVLPLLREAMAPEDVLVSDVGSHKMTIAENFPTHEPNTCIVSNGFASMGIAVPGGIAADLAVDGNVVAATGDCGFLMNAAELETATRLDCGYSVVVFTDDDYGLISEKQEASRGEHFGTELTNPDFEAFARSFGIEAYRPRTRAELREALATVDDDEITLVEVPVS; this is encoded by the coding sequence ATGACCGCGGCCGACCTGCTCGCCGCCTGCCTCGAGCGCGAGGGCGTCGAGTACGTCTTCGGCGTCCCAGGCGAGGAGAACGAGGACCTGCTGTTCTCGCTGCGGGACTCCGAGGTGGAGTTCGTCCAGGTGCGCCACGAGCAGGGCGGCGCGTTCATGGCCGACGTCTGGGGCCGGGTGACCGGCGAGGCGGGGGTCTGCCTCTCGACGCTCGGCCCGGGGGCGACGAACCTCCTGACCGGCGTCGCCGACGCCCACCTCGACAAGAGCCCGCTGGTCGCCGTCACCGGCCAGGGCGGCCTCGAGCGGCTCCACCACGAGAGCCACCAGGCCATCGACGTCGTCGACACCTTCGAGTCGGTGACGAAGTGGAACGTCCAGCTCAACGACCCGGACATCGTCCACGAGGCCGTCCGGAAGGCGTTCAAGCTGTCCCAGCGCGAGAAGCCCGGCGCCACACACCTCGAGTTGCCCGAGGACGTCGCCGCCGAGGAGACGGACCGCGAACCGCTCGACGACGCCGAGCGCACGCCGGGGTCCAGACCCAGTCCCGAGGCGCTGGCGACCTGCGAGTCGCTGCTCGCGGAGGCCGAACGGCCGCTGGTCCTCGTCGGCAACGGCGCCGTCCGGACCGAGGCCTACGCCGAACTCCGCCGGCTGGTCGAGGCGACCGACCTCCCGGTGGTCTCCACCTACATGGGGAAGGGCGCCGTCGACGACAGCGACCCGCGGTCGTTGATGACCGTGAAGTCCGGCGACGACGGCCAGGCCAGGACCGCGGTCGAGCGGGCGGACCTCGTCGTGGCGGTCGGCTACGACATCGCCGAGCACGACCCCGACGAGTGGCTCGCCGACCCGGAGACGCCGATCGTCCACGTCGACAGCGAGGGCGCGGAGGTGTACGAGGACTACCAGCCGGAGGTGGAGATCGTCGCGGACGTCGAGCGGACGACGCGGGAGTTGACCGACCGCGTCGAGGACTTCTCCTTCGACGACGGGTGGTACGCCGACCTCAGGGCGGAGATCCAGGCGTCCGTGGACGTCGACGCCGCGGCGGAGGCGCCCTTCTCGGTCGAGGGCGTCCTCCCGCTGCTCCGGGAGGCGATGGCCCCCGAGGACGTCCTCGTCTCCGACGTCGGCAGCCACAAGATGACCATCGCGGAGAACTTCCCGACCCACGAGCCGAACACCTGCATCGTCTCGAACGGCTTCGCGAGCATGGGAATCGCCGTCCCGGGCGGCATCGCCGCCGACCTCGCCGTCGACGGGAACGTCGTCGCCGCGACGGGCGACTGCGGGTTCCTGATGAACGCCGCCGAACTCGAGACCGCCACCCGGCTGGACTGCGGCTACAGCGTCGTGGTCTTCACCGACGACGACTACGGCCTCATCTCCGAGAAGCAGGAGGCGAGCCGCGGCGAGCACTTCGGGACGGAGCTGACGAACCCCGACTTCGAGGCGTTCGCGCGGAGCTTCGGCATCGAAGCGTACCGCCCGAGGACCCGGGCGGAACTCCGCGAGGCGCTCGCGACGGTCGACGACGACGAGATCACCCTCGTCGAGGTCCCCGTCTCGTGA
- a CDS encoding DUF5789 family protein, whose product MSDNRDRGIEFGDLTDDLESESYPLSKAEILEEYGDRELEHSSGSVRLAELLEDLGDRQFENADEVHETMLNMVGVEAVGRQGYSDRGAGTAEQNGDEDESF is encoded by the coding sequence ATGAGCGACAACAGAGACCGGGGGATCGAGTTCGGCGACCTGACCGACGACCTGGAGTCCGAGAGCTACCCCCTGTCGAAGGCCGAGATCCTCGAGGAGTACGGCGACCGGGAACTGGAGCACTCCAGCGGCAGCGTCAGGCTGGCGGAACTCCTCGAGGATCTGGGCGACCGACAGTTCGAGAACGCCGACGAGGTCCACGAGACGATGCTGAACATGGTCGGCGTCGAGGCCGTCGGCCGCCAGGGCTACAGCGACCGCGGCGCCGGGACCGCCGAGCAGAACGGCGACGAGGACGAGTCCTTCTAA
- a CDS encoding HalOD1 output domain-containing protein, whose translation MHGNRQNTAPAAPQNQPQPPQPYFVQHDFGGPSDLTTTLVHALSDVTGADVTQAESSLCNYVDPASLDRLFEPAPDGTQRPNGHVSFTIWDHQVTVYHNGQIAITPPANTQPA comes from the coding sequence ATGCACGGCAACCGACAGAACACCGCCCCCGCCGCCCCTCAGAACCAGCCGCAGCCCCCGCAGCCGTACTTCGTCCAGCACGACTTCGGCGGTCCCAGCGACCTGACGACGACGCTCGTCCACGCGCTCTCCGACGTCACGGGCGCGGACGTCACCCAGGCCGAGAGTAGCCTGTGCAACTACGTCGACCCCGCGTCGCTCGACCGGCTGTTCGAACCGGCACCGGACGGCACCCAGCGGCCCAACGGCCACGTCAGCTTCACCATCTGGGACCACCAGGTCACGGTCTACCACAACGGCCAGATCGCGATCACGCCGCCCGCGAACACCCAGCCTGCGTAG
- a CDS encoding 20S proteasome subunit A/B, translating into MSTIVGVESDGAVALAADRGNVTDGTKTGSVDRLFEFGTAAAVAVGDQGSVDSFGRRLEAELDRERLERDVDVGRLVRMAADIASEENVEAIVAARDDDDGAAALRSVDSHGAVLDDTVAAFGSGTQVALGILESETFDDEPSGLEDHVREVLATVAERDADTGDDIASWSLSADS; encoded by the coding sequence ATGAGCACGATAGTCGGCGTCGAGTCCGACGGCGCCGTCGCCCTGGCTGCCGACCGCGGGAACGTGACGGACGGAACGAAGACCGGATCGGTCGACCGACTGTTCGAGTTCGGCACCGCGGCCGCCGTCGCGGTCGGCGACCAGGGGAGCGTCGACTCCTTCGGACGCCGACTGGAGGCGGAGCTCGACCGCGAACGCCTCGAACGCGACGTCGACGTCGGTCGACTGGTACGGATGGCCGCCGACATCGCCTCGGAGGAGAACGTCGAGGCGATCGTCGCCGCCCGCGACGACGACGACGGAGCGGCCGCCCTCCGCTCCGTCGATTCACACGGCGCCGTCCTCGACGACACCGTCGCGGCGTTCGGGTCTGGGACGCAGGTCGCGCTCGGAATCCTCGAGTCGGAGACGTTCGACGACGAGCCAAGCGGGCTGGAGGACCACGTCCGCGAGGTCCTGGCGACGGTGGCGGAACGGGACGCCGATACTGGGGACGATATCGCCTCCTGGTCGCTCTCGGCCGATTCCTGA
- a CDS encoding AI-2E family transporter: MDTDEGLLIALVAVLFALSVALVLPYLQFLLAAVVLAFVLRPLQVELEPHLGRSASAGLLLVLSLVALILPFFLVTVFVASDVMAFVSGLEEQDLNFGMIERPIQNYTGVEVDVGSAVRSSLSGFGSFDSALSVFGTLTHVLIGLGLLLFLLFFFVRDADRFVEWLQAMSPLPATVTDELIDRTVSITNAVLAGHVLVAIVQGVLAGVGLAVFGVPNFVFWTLVMIILGLIPIIGSFAIWAPACVYLFVMGETVSAVALFVYGSTVVAISDDYLRPVIVDRYAHVSPSVIIIGVLGGLSVLGFMGLFVGPIIVAALKESIEVYDAHYGYPTRELER, from the coding sequence ATGGACACCGACGAAGGACTGCTGATCGCACTCGTCGCAGTCCTCTTCGCCCTGTCTGTCGCGCTGGTCCTCCCCTACCTGCAGTTCCTGCTCGCGGCCGTCGTCCTCGCCTTCGTGCTCCGGCCGCTGCAGGTCGAACTCGAGCCGCATCTCGGGCGGTCGGCGTCGGCCGGGCTCCTGCTCGTGCTCAGCCTCGTCGCTCTCATCCTGCCGTTCTTCCTCGTCACGGTGTTCGTCGCCAGCGACGTCATGGCGTTCGTGAGCGGCCTCGAGGAGCAGGACCTGAACTTCGGGATGATCGAACGGCCCATCCAGAACTACACCGGCGTCGAGGTCGACGTGGGTTCGGCGGTGCGGTCGTCGCTCTCCGGATTCGGCAGCTTCGACAGCGCCCTCTCGGTGTTCGGGACGCTGACGCACGTCCTCATCGGGCTCGGGTTGCTCCTGTTCCTGCTGTTCTTCTTCGTCCGCGACGCCGACCGCTTCGTCGAGTGGTTGCAGGCGATGTCGCCGCTGCCAGCGACGGTTACCGACGAGCTCATCGACCGGACGGTCAGCATCACCAACGCCGTCCTCGCCGGCCACGTCCTCGTCGCCATCGTCCAGGGCGTCCTGGCCGGCGTCGGGCTCGCGGTGTTCGGCGTCCCGAACTTCGTCTTCTGGACGCTGGTGATGATCATCCTCGGGCTGATCCCGATCATCGGCTCCTTCGCCATCTGGGCGCCGGCCTGCGTCTACCTCTTCGTGATGGGCGAGACCGTCTCCGCCGTCGCGCTGTTCGTCTACGGGTCGACAGTCGTCGCCATCTCCGACGACTACCTCCGACCGGTCATCGTCGACCGCTACGCGCACGTCAGCCCGAGCGTCATCATCATCGGCGTCCTCGGGGGGCTCTCGGTGCTCGGCTTCATGGGCCTGTTCGTCGGGCCGATAATCGTCGCCGCGCTCAAGGAGTCCATCGAGGTCTACGACGCCCACTACGGCTACCCGACGCGGGAACTGGAGCGCTGA
- a CDS encoding glutamate-cysteine ligase family protein, whose translation MNADITTGVEMELWVVDEHGQLCDGEGLADAHDRIKPEFIDPLLEVQTEPHDSVAGLRRDLQEVLTAAIDAAEADDKQLVPLGTPLTDADAPVNCDRGRLYERIYGDGVASAKNCAGTHVHFEKTDVVRQLNLLTALDPALALVSSSPYYRGEKRYSSSRADGYRTECGPAFRQFCDLWSYVDSVDEWQSRVEGAYDDFVAIAADRGVDPDLVEEEFDAENTVLNPVRLRRCQPTVEWRAPDAALPSQILRLAGDVRELVAQVDSTPVEIGGRGVSTDRIDVPEFSDLWELSRTAIEDGLDSGRVRSYLRSFGLDPDAYRPITRKIYGPQSLSEPTACELRLEYARRLREDVESLTPVARTATVDREPQSI comes from the coding sequence ATGAACGCAGACATCACAACGGGCGTAGAGATGGAGTTGTGGGTCGTGGACGAGCACGGTCAGCTCTGCGACGGCGAGGGGCTCGCCGACGCCCACGACCGAATCAAACCGGAGTTCATCGACCCGTTGCTGGAAGTGCAGACCGAACCCCACGACAGCGTGGCCGGTCTGCGTCGCGACCTGCAGGAGGTTCTCACGGCGGCCATCGACGCCGCCGAGGCCGACGACAAGCAGCTCGTCCCGCTGGGAACGCCGCTGACCGACGCCGACGCGCCGGTCAACTGCGACCGCGGGCGGCTCTACGAGCGGATCTACGGCGACGGCGTCGCGAGCGCCAAGAACTGCGCCGGGACGCACGTCCACTTCGAGAAGACCGACGTGGTCCGACAGCTCAACCTGCTGACGGCGCTCGACCCCGCGCTCGCGCTCGTCAGCTCCTCTCCCTACTACCGCGGCGAGAAGCGATACAGTTCCTCGCGCGCGGACGGCTACCGGACCGAGTGCGGGCCGGCGTTCCGCCAGTTCTGCGACCTCTGGAGCTACGTCGACAGCGTCGACGAGTGGCAGTCCCGCGTCGAGGGCGCCTACGACGACTTCGTGGCCATCGCGGCCGATCGGGGCGTCGATCCCGACCTGGTCGAAGAGGAGTTCGACGCCGAGAACACCGTGTTGAACCCGGTGCGGCTCCGCCGCTGTCAGCCGACCGTCGAGTGGCGCGCGCCCGACGCCGCGCTGCCGAGCCAGATCCTCCGGCTGGCCGGCGACGTCCGGGAGTTGGTCGCCCAGGTCGACTCGACGCCAGTCGAGATCGGCGGCCGGGGCGTGTCGACTGACCGCATCGACGTCCCCGAGTTCTCGGACCTCTGGGAGCTCAGCCGGACCGCCATCGAGGACGGGCTCGACTCAGGGCGCGTCCGGAGCTACCTCCGGTCGTTCGGGCTGGACCCCGACGCCTACCGGCCGATCACCCGGAAGATCTACGGCCCGCAGTCGCTCTCGGAGCCGACTGCGTGCGAGCTCAGACTCGAGTACGCGCGCCGGCTCCGCGAGGACGTCGAGTCGCTGACGCCGGTCGCACGGACCGCGACCGTCGACCGGGAGCCGCAGTCGATCTGA
- a CDS encoding RAD55 family ATPase, translating to MTPVESDGRLFCSASCAAGAERGEAPFAGAVDYKRTALGVDALSAGLPSGIPGNAAVLLAGEEGTRLQGLLQECVWRTLQRGQPAVVVSMDRPPSSLVDSFLTHDWNVLPYLDDGSLVVVDLFTKRLHDESAVTRRANRWNRHLQGVLQDAVAVVDEPSDVLEIANEVDGAVADAGLTESGLVAVDYLTELAAFAQEARATNLLRELRALVCKSRYVPMVAGASVGRFDDLYPTDFPHDHEYLFDGIVDLELDEDDDGTRRKRLSVRKMDDAPVDPLWFEYEFRPDAGFVASGSAIPIDYQ from the coding sequence GTGACCCCCGTCGAGTCCGACGGGCGGCTGTTCTGTTCGGCGTCCTGTGCGGCCGGCGCCGAGCGCGGGGAGGCTCCCTTCGCCGGCGCGGTGGACTACAAGCGGACCGCCCTCGGTGTCGACGCGCTGTCGGCGGGGCTGCCGAGCGGCATCCCCGGTAACGCCGCGGTGCTGCTCGCCGGCGAGGAGGGGACCCGCCTCCAGGGGTTGCTGCAGGAGTGCGTCTGGCGGACGCTCCAGCGCGGCCAGCCTGCGGTCGTCGTCTCGATGGACCGGCCGCCGTCCTCACTGGTCGACAGTTTCCTCACACACGACTGGAACGTCCTGCCGTACCTCGACGACGGGAGCCTCGTCGTCGTGGACCTCTTCACGAAGCGACTGCACGACGAGTCGGCGGTGACCCGCCGGGCGAACCGCTGGAACCGCCACCTCCAGGGGGTCCTCCAGGATGCGGTCGCGGTCGTCGACGAACCCAGCGACGTCCTCGAGATCGCCAACGAGGTCGACGGCGCGGTGGCCGACGCGGGCCTGACCGAGTCGGGGCTCGTCGCCGTCGACTACCTCACCGAACTGGCCGCCTTCGCCCAGGAGGCGCGCGCGACGAACCTCCTGCGGGAGCTCCGCGCGCTGGTCTGCAAGAGCCGGTACGTCCCGATGGTCGCGGGCGCCAGCGTCGGCCGCTTCGACGATCTCTATCCGACGGACTTCCCGCACGACCACGAGTACCTCTTCGACGGCATCGTCGACCTGGAACTGGACGAGGACGACGACGGTACCCGACGGAAGCGCCTCTCGGTCCGCAAGATGGACGACGCGCCCGTCGACCCGCTGTGGTTCGAGTACGAGTTCCGGCCGGACGCCGGCTTCGTGGCCTCCGGGTCGGCGATTCCCATCGATTACCAGTGA